The genomic segment cggtattttgactaatgtatttatcttttagtccCGTTTGTTTCGGCTATGGTTCTCGTTTTCctcgtattgcatgccttacatgctcgacattttccgtaccgaccccctctttcggggtcgcgtttcatgccacgcagtactcccGCATGAGtcgaagttattatagaaggtgttccaaacagagatggcaagctccattctcccgagggtcgccaagtcgagtttgtttgttatgatttcggatgtatgttagagactttgcagacaaatacgcgtgggtattggttgtcgatCCGTAAGTGGCTTCGTCaaccgatatgtcggtccgtgttatgtattgaattttgtatgattataaatttgttcgatttgaaggatatacgagaaagaatatttcgaaaaattttgctatgtattttatctcatttggtttaaaaagtttggcgtgattctGTATGCAagaagagtctgagggttcgctcggccctaagtaagggtcgggtgcccatcacaccctaataacatcagggtgtgacaaagtggtatccgAGCAAGcagtccgtcctaggggttgtccgcaaagtcgtgtccaaaagagagtcccgtttatggtgtgaagcgcgccgcATTCATAAAcaaggaggctacgggacatctagggattgttgaccttcttttccgtcatagatcgtgcgatagagccaagtcataggagaatgaaattccatatgtaagccttacatacgacggaaggaagcAAGTAACGATATGGAAAGGTTACAAGGGCAAGTCTGAAAATATTTGTTCGTTATCTGAAATGAAAGTTCTGGATGGCTAGAAGGTGATATGTAGCCATATGCCCTGTAAGGTATTGTTGGCATTTGCGGTGTACAGATTTcgaataataagaatttgtgaaggtgatatggaagaccgaaaagggcaaaacggtaattgcaaaagaaaggaTGTGTTACGAATATGCCTCGGAATCTGtaaaactttgactggctccggattatgtaataaaggccatatgaaaaagcgtacgcgattataaaagattaaggcaccgaattctactaaagtttcgaggttaagcgtgctcagtgggagcaatttcatgatgggtgacccccgggaagtatgcaagaaattccaaagattaggctgtaaaagacaaatgaaaaaccgtaatggcctaagtgaaattagaatatacgagatggttggagaccataaaagtCCACGTAACGCGCAACGGGCTAGACTAGAGAAAAGACAGAAAGTACGTCATGGCTctggaatttggataggcttgaatagcgtctggaagtattttgtgggttagttgatactaattatatgtgtatatgtatatgaacatgtatgatatctcatatgtgagggtatcgacggaaagtaaaaggaaaaacttATGATAAGAAATCTTGCTATGTTGTACACGgagttgaaaagaagaactgttggcatataaggagcccttaaggggggggggggaggctATATTATATTAGGCCAAAAAGGGATCACCATAATCTCAAGTACCAGAAGGGAAACCTATGACATAAACTGAGGATTTGTGTGAATGCGCCGAgcataaggtaaaggataaggaatgggcataaAGAGAAGAACGACTATAAAAAGAACCCCCGAAGTGCTATAAGACCtcataagatcagttgaacattcgaggacgaatgttctaaaggggggaggatgttatatcccgtatttcatacattcggataattcgagaaagtcgtggcaagttaaggacaagatcattttcaagaattattttaatgtacgagttgttaggaatattatttatgaacattggtggtatggaaatattgagaaaggccaagggtaaaaagagaaatttgcaaaatggccaatggaaataatgtggaaggttaggggcaaaatagtaatattgaggaaagtcgaggggcaaaatgagaattttacacaaggttcatgaaaattccaaagaggccatattggccatgcaaaaaaaagggggggaaggatgatgacaaaataattagtcatctttgatgaaaattcaaaaaaaaagaagaaatctctagaagAATAGGggggcatgtgccatgcacatggtcTATTAATAAATATGCATATGGAAGGATTAATTCATCATATTTCCtactctagagaattcaagagacttggaagagaagagaaaaaaaagaaagaagagagcaaCAAGAAAGAAGCaaattcggccaagagaggggagagaaagaagaccaaaaatcttgctcaaaaaaatttgtttctcctagtattcccactaattcaagggtcctctccaacgtggCATAATCGttgaaacaagaaaaccgctcttTAGTGCAAAATTCCAACCCTAGCTAAGtggagaagttgtgaagaaaggtaagatttcatcctcttttatatgttatgaagggtttgttCATGTTGTGGTacgtggaaatggatgaaattcatggaaatatggatgttggcatAGTGGTCGTGTGTACATGtatgtagccgtgcatgtatgTGTGTAGGAGTAGTGATTCAATCATCTTATTTAAGTGTTTTGggtgtagttgttgtggactctatattggcaatgaaagtttgatgattttggttaagGTTGTGAATGTTGGtgggttggccgtgtggtatatatatatgttgtgtaggaaaaatgaataaatttctatgtagtaatttgattgttgttgatgtgtattCTATGAcgaaaatgagaatttgatggTTTAAATTGCTGTTggaatggttacgggctgatttggaagccaacATGATTTTGGTGTCGTTTCcttatttatgagaataatgttgctaatgtgtgtgtgttgttgggataattgatgaatttggaagcaaGAAATGCATTGTTGTTGCTCTTAGGGAAATTGGGAAGCATAGTATGTGGGTTGGATTATTgcgaataattgttggtattattgttgatctgttggccgagttccattctcggattttctGTGGTATTGTTAGCtgagatagaatctcggggatggtgcatctacaggggaaatgctgccgaaatttcggcagaatataagtgaatttatttgaaagattaagacaagtattgattaagattgaattcttaaagctttgtgattaatatttggtaaatatgaccaattgtagattttggaggaaacgggatttgaatttggagaagcgtaagagacaaataaggtatgtaaggcttactcttttctttctttggcatgtcctagttgtaataggcttgattacaagtctcggggacgattctactcttagaaatccgagtttgaatttggccctttttcattcaacacaATTGAATTAAACATTCTACATTTTAtcggaaaaataacttaaacatctataactttcataaatggaaccgaactaccctaagaccttcacaaGCGGCTCCATAGAGCCTAAAATTCATAATTTATGTACGTCACCTCaacttgatccgaggtgggcccacatgtCCCGAGACCTAATTACATTGCTCTATTTGGCCTATTTCTGTACAATAATTAAAGGGAAACTTTTGGTTATGGTTCCGAgattgttatgattcgtatgcatTCTCTGACATaagaattttgatataagtgtttTGATACGAGTACTCTGATTTGATCATTCTGATAAAtactccgatataagtattttgatatgaatattccgatataaatattcgatataagtattccgagtTAGGTATTCGGTATAAGCATTCCAACATGATAACTCGACATGAGTATTCGATACAAGCGTCCGATGTAAGTATTCGATACGGGCAtatcgatataagtattccggtatAAGTATTTGGCTATGAGTACCGGATACGAGTCTTCGATCCGAGTATTCGATATGAGTGTGCTCGTAAGCCCTAATGTTCttcacgtacgatctcggatcgcttaaaaagtccgaagaggtttcgtatttcaaacgctcataacttcccgatattaatttggaagaacccgaaattcgtttcgagccttcgaatgtcggtaagtgtacgtattcatcgagtccggatttatgtgcatatggtttctcacgactcgctcgtgcaaggctcaatgtatccgtTCACCGCATCCCGGCCAGGatccgttatcgtgcgcatgcctctGTGTCTGtccactgcgtcccgggccaggttctgttatcgtgcgagTTCCCCTGCAtggttcaccgcgtccctcataggcgggccgggttctgtttatgcttatgatatgatgatatggggacggcggccggatggcatatgttCCCcgtccgttcaccgcgtcccgtactagaggccGGGtttgttaccgcgtccctcaccggagggccgggatccgttattagcatatgtatatgataatatatggtcCGTTATGCATAATTTGTGATCCGAAAgtatgcattttgatattctggataagatatgcattttctgtacttctgattctGATAATGACTCTGTATGTCTTACTCCTGCACTtctgattttgataaggctctgtCTATTATGCCTCTGTATTTCCGGTTCTGACCACGAATCTGTCCGGTATATCTCTATGCATGTCTGGCTCTGATTACGAATCTGTCCGACACagctctgtacgtctgactcgacacgggtctgttcgatatagctctgtacgtctgcgtccgatatatgacctcatccgagcattctgtacgttcggtattccgtccgatatatgacctcgtctgaaCATTCTATACGTTCTGCCCTCcgtccgacgtgtgacatcaccggtgcgtCTCGTATTTTTtgacctcttcggacatgcgatccgtaattgtaaaataagcattttagtactacGCTGACTCACTTACCTTCTCGTACTCCTTCCGATATATGAGATGTGTATGTCCGATTTGTGTCCGAAAAATAAGCGTCcggtattttgactaatgtatttatcttttagtccCGTTTGTTTCGCTTATGGTTCTCGTTTTctcgtattgcatgccttacatgctcgacattttccgtaccgacccatcttctttcggggtcgcgtttcatgccacgcagtactcccGTATGAGCTAAAGTTATTGTAGAAGGTGTTCcagcagagatggcaagctccattctctgagggtcgccaagtcgagtttgtttgttatgatttcggatgtatgttagagactttgcgtagacaaagcgtcgtgggtattggttgtcgtcCGTAAGTGGCTTCGtaccgatatgtcggtccgtgttatgtattgaattttgtatgattataaatttgttcgatttgaaggctacgagaaagaatatttcgaaaaattttgctatgtattttatctcatttggtttaaaaagtttggcgtgattctCGTACGCAAGAAGAGTCcgaagagtccgagggttcgcccatcacaccctaataagatcagggtgtgacacttaAGCAATTTGAGCTATCTtctttgcctaagattcagTTCCCTTTGCTTGAAGCCGCCCATCAGGAAAATATCAACGTGCactacaaataatgacgccatatctttaGTGCATCTCTTttttcaactcttcaaagcttcgctcacaagcatctgaccaTTGGAACTTAACCTTCTTCTGCGTCAACTTAGTCAAAGGAgcagaaatagaggaaaatcgtTCTGCGAAAtgtctataatagcctgccagacccaagaaacttcttatatcaaAAACTGAGGTGAGTCTGGACCACCTCCTTACGGCATCAATCTTCTGAGAATCAACTTTAACACCTTCACCTgagatcacatggcctaagaacgCCACagacttaagccaaaactcatactttgagaattttgcaaaaagcTTACGATCTTTAAgagtctgcaacactattctcGAGATGTCTCGTATAATCACCCTCATTatgaatacaccaaaatatcatcaatgaagacgaTGACGAATAAatcgagataaggcttgaagaccctgttcataagatccatgaaagcaACTGGCGCATTTGTCAATCCAaatgacatgacaagaaattcgaAATGGCCATAGCGggttctgaaagcggtcttcgaaatatcaacttccttaacttTAACTTATGGTAGCCTGATCTGAGGTCTATTTTGGAATAACATTGGGCGCCttgaagttgatcaaataagttatctattctaggaagagggtacctgttcttaatggtgacttttTTCAACTGGCAGTAGTCAATACATATACGTAAGGAACAatccttctttcggacaaacaaaaCTGGCACCCCCCAAGGCGAAACattgggcctaataaaccccttgtcCAAcagatctttcaactgggcttttAACTATGTTAACTCTGCTGGAGCTATTCTGTATGGCgaaatagatattggctgagtatcgggaagtagatcaattccaaattcaatctcccTATCAGGAGGGACTCTtggaagatcttcgg from the Lycium ferocissimum isolate CSIRO_LF1 chromosome 11, AGI_CSIRO_Lferr_CH_V1, whole genome shotgun sequence genome contains:
- the LOC132038060 gene encoding uncharacterized mitochondrial protein AtMg00860-like, whose translation is MRVIIRDISRIVLQTLKDRKLFAKFSKYEFWLKSVAFLGHVISGEGVKVDSQKIDAVRRWSRLTSVFDIRSFLGLAGYYRHFAERFSSISAPLTKLTQKKVKFQWSDACERSFEELKKEMH